GCGCGTGAGGATGCTGAAACTGCCGGGACTGCGCTTGAAGGCGTCCACTTCCGCCTGCACCCGTTCGTGCTCCTCGCTGGCCAGCATCAAGCCGCGTCGGACCCGCTCCCAGGCCCCGCCTTTGCCGACCGCCTGCCGCGCAACCGGAGCGGCATGGCGGTATGCCAGATCCTGTTTCTTTCCGCTTAGCCAGCGTCCATGGCGGGTTTGAATCGGAACCTCGCTCGCCTGTGCACGCTCTGCCTCGGCCTGCTTGCGCGCCAGGATGCTTTCCACCACCACGATCTCCGATGGCAGGCGCAAAGTCGGCTCAACGGACAATCGGCTCAGGCTGAGCCAGTCATAATCCTTCGGGCGCTGGCGCGCCGGTGCCAGATGGCCGCCTTTGGCGTGCTGCGCGGTCTGGTGGCTGGGGGGCGTGGCATGGGGTGCATGGGCGGCACAAGCGCCCAGCATGGAAGGAAGCGCCAGCGCGGTGACCATGCGCTTCAAGCGCCCCGGGGCTCCCGCTGTGGCAGGCAAGCTATCGGCGGACGTGAGATTTCTGCGTTTTTTCATGAACCTGTACTCGGGTCCAAACAATTGCTGCGACAGTTTCGCGGATTCGCGTGGCCGGGACAAGATGCCCGAGTGAGCAATTCGCGCGTTCACCACGAGACCATCGCCCTCAAACATCCCTGCGCAAGCGCCAAAGCTGCCAGCATACGCAACAAAGCTGCATGCTTCACCTCCACGGCGCACAAGCGGCTTGGGGTCGGGACTATACTCTGGAAACGCTTCAACCCGGGCTGCCAATTCCGCTCAGCCTGAATTCGAAACCGGACGGGCTCCCACCCGGGGAGCCCATAGGAGCATCCCGGCGTGGACGATCTGCTCGGCCCTTTCCGTCAGTCTCTGGAATCCCTGGACCGCCTCGCGGCGGAATCCCTGTTCGAGCAGGCCGTGGAACGCTCATCGCCCCTGGGGGCGGTGGAAAGCCTGGTGGTGCCCGCCTTGGAGCAGATCGGCGGCGAGTGGCAATCCGGCTCCATCGCCCTGTCGCAGATCTATCTCAGCGGACGGCTGTGCGAGGAACTGGTGGAACGCGTGCTCCCTGCCAGCGACCCGGACCGCAAGCACCAACCCCGCTCAGCCATCGTCGTCCTGAGCGATTTCCACATGCTGGGGAAGCGCATCGTTTACGCATTGATGCGGGCCAGTGGTTTCGAGCTGCTGGATTACGGGCGCATGGAAGTGGACGAACTGGTGGCGCGCTGTTTGCGCGACCGTATCCGGGTCTTGCTGATCTCAGTGCTGATGCTTCCCTCCGCGCTCAAGGTGCGGGAAGTCTGCGCAGGACTGCAGGCAAGCGGCGGCGAGGTCAAGGTCATCGTCGGTGGCGCGCCTTTCCTGTTCGACCCGCAGTTGTGGCGGGAAGTCGGCGCCGACGCCATGGGCCGCAATGCTGCCGATGCCGTCACCATCGTCCGGCAATGGATGGACAACATGCCATGAACGCCGTGCCCATGAACTGCATGCAACGGACCCTGACGGCCCTGGGCCAGCGCGAACCGGACCGGGTGCCGCTGTTCCTGCTGACCGCCATGCAGGGCGCGCGGGAGCTGGGCGTCTCCATTCAGGATTACTTTTCCAGGGCGGACTGGGTCGCCGAGGGTCAGATGCGCCTGCATCGAAAGTACGGAGGCGACTGCCTGTATGCCTTCTACTATGCCTCCATCGAAACCGAGGCCTTCGGCGGCGACACGGTCTTCATCCCGGACGGGCCACCCAATTGCGGCGCTCCCATCATCAGGCGCTTCGAGGACATCGATGCCCTTCAGGTTCCCGAACTCGGCCAGTCGCCAGGCCTGTTGAGAGTGCTGCAAACCATTGATTTGCTAAAGGCCCAGGCCGCTGACACGGTCCCGATTGTGGGTGTCGCCATCTCGCCGTTTTCCCTGCCGGTCATGCAATTGGGCTTCGACAGCTATCTGGAACTGATGCACGAGCAGCCCGACCGCTTCCAGCGCCTCATGACCATCAACCAGGCCTTCACGGTGCAGTGGGCGAACGCCCAACTCAAGGCCGGCGCAACCGCCATCTGCTACTTCGATCCGGTCTCATCGCCTACCATCGTTCCGCGCGCGACCTACCTCAAGACCGGATACCCGGCCGCCAGGGCTACCCTGGCTGGCATCCATGGCCCCACCGCCACTCACCTGGCTTCAGGCCGGGCTCTGCCTATTCTGGAAGACCTCATCGCCACAGGCACCGCCGTGGTGGGCGTCAGCGCCCTGGAGGATCTCGCCGAACTGAAAGCCGCCGCGGCCGGCCGGGTGAGCCTGTTGGGCAATCTCAATGGGATCGA
The Methyloterricola oryzae genome window above contains:
- a CDS encoding uroporphyrinogen decarboxylase family protein, with product MNAVPMNCMQRTLTALGQREPDRVPLFLLTAMQGARELGVSIQDYFSRADWVAEGQMRLHRKYGGDCLYAFYYASIETEAFGGDTVFIPDGPPNCGAPIIRRFEDIDALQVPELGQSPGLLRVLQTIDLLKAQAADTVPIVGVAISPFSLPVMQLGFDSYLELMHEQPDRFQRLMTINQAFTVQWANAQLKAGATAICYFDPVSSPTIVPRATYLKTGYPAARATLAGIHGPTATHLASGRALPILEDLIATGTAVVGVSALEDLAELKAAAAGRVSLLGNLNGIEMRRWTPAQAEMEVKRAIAGAGVGGGFLLSDNHGEIPWQVPDEILFAIAEAARSWGRYPLTWVRDGADPDAC
- a CDS encoding cobalamin B12-binding domain-containing protein, with product MDDLLGPFRQSLESLDRLAAESLFEQAVERSSPLGAVESLVVPALEQIGGEWQSGSIALSQIYLSGRLCEELVERVLPASDPDRKHQPRSAIVVLSDFHMLGKRIVYALMRASGFELLDYGRMEVDELVARCLRDRIRVLLISVLMLPSALKVREVCAGLQASGGEVKVIVGGAPFLFDPQLWREVGADAMGRNAADAVTIVRQWMDNMP